A window of the Equus asinus isolate D_3611 breed Donkey chromosome 20, EquAss-T2T_v2, whole genome shotgun sequence genome harbors these coding sequences:
- the RAB30 gene encoding ras-related protein Rab-30 → MSMEDYDFLFKIVLIGNAGVGKTCLVRRFTQGLFPPGQGATIGVDFMIKTVEINGEKVKLQIWDTAGQERFRSITQSYYRSANALILTYDITCEESFRCLPEWLREIEQYASNKVITVLVGNKIDLAERREVSQQRAEEFSEAQDMYYLETSAKESDNVEKLFLDLACRLISEARQNTLVNNVSSPLPGEGKSISYLTCCNFN, encoded by the exons ATGAGTATGGAAGATTATGATTTCctgtttaaaattgttttaattggcAATGCTGGTGTGGGGAAGACGTGCCTAGTCCGACGATTCACTCAG GGTCTTTTCCCCCCAGGTCAAGGAGCCACAATTGGAGTTGATTTTATGATTAAGACAGTGGAGATTAATGGTGAAAAAGTGAAG CTTCAGATCTGGGACACAGCAGGTCAAGAGAGATTTCGGTCCATTACCCAGAGTTACTACCGAAGCGCCAATGCCTTGATCCTCACCTATGACATAACCTGTGAGGAATCCTTCCGTTGCCTTCCCGAGTGGCTGCGGGAGATAGAACAATATGCTAGCAACAAGGTCATCACTGTGCTAGTGG GCAACAAGATTGATCTGGCCGAAAGGAGAGAGGTCTCCCAGCAGAGAGCTGAAGAATTCTCAGAAGCTCAGGACATGTATTATCTGGAGACCTCAGCCAAGGAATCCGATAACGTGGAGAAACTCTTCCTTGACTTGGCGTGCCGCCTCATCAGTGAAGCCAGGCAGAACACACTTGTGAACAATGTATCCTCACCCTTACCAGGAGAAGGGAAAAGCATTAGCTATTTGACTTGTTGTAATTTCAACTAA